Proteins encoded within one genomic window of Aquarana catesbeiana isolate 2022-GZ linkage group LG03, ASM4218655v1, whole genome shotgun sequence:
- the LOC141134816 gene encoding olfactory receptor 5G26-like, translating into MYLFITQLSLFDIILSTDILPNLLYIILHDGCTMSLAGCIIQFSFFAHAEASECFLLTVMSYDRYLAICKPLHYNSIMNQSTCIKSVITIWLLGFIMALVDFISLCSLYYCGPNIIYHFFCDYEPILELSCSDTSWIHNQAYVVAFICAVAPFILIVISYSLIVISILKIKSITGRKKAFTTCSSHLTVVCIFYGTLIAVYLIPTKGQLDILNKVLSLFYTVMTPLLNPIIYTFRNKEFKKASEKIKS; encoded by the coding sequence ATGTACCTCTTCATCACCCAACTATCATTGTTTGATATAATTCTGTCTACAGATATTCTTCCCAACCTTCTTTATATCATCTTACATGATGGATGTACTATGTCTCTTGCTGGATGTATCATCCAGTTCTCCTTCTTTGCACATGCTGAGGCCTCGGAGTGTTTTCTACTGACTGTGATGTCCTATGACCGGTATTTGGCTATTTGTAAGCCCCTGCATTACAACTCTATAATGAACCAATCTACTTGCATTAAATCAGTGATTACCATTTGGTTACTGGGTTTTATAATGGCATTGGTTGATTTCATTTCTTTATGCAGTCTATACTACTGTGGACCAAACATCATTTATCACTTCTTCTGTGACTATGAACCCATACTTGAGCTTTCCTGTTCCGATACTTCATGGATCCATAATCAGGCCTATGTTGTAGCTTTCATCTGCGCTGTAGCACCTTTTATATTAATTGTTATATCGTATAGCTTAATTGTTATAAGCATCCTCAAAATTAAATCAATTACAGGAAGAAAAAAAGCCTTCACCACTTGCAGCTCTCACTTGACCGTAGTGTGCATTTTTTATGGGACGCTAATCGCTGTGTATTTGATTCCAACAAAAGGTCAACTAGATATTCTAAACAAGGTCCTCTCCCTCTTTTACACTGTAATGACTCCATTGCTTAATCCAATCATATACACATTCAGGAACAAGGAGTTTAAAAAAGCttctgaaaaaataaaatcataa